A section of the Apostichopus japonicus isolate 1M-3 chromosome 1, ASM3797524v1, whole genome shotgun sequence genome encodes:
- the LOC139981308 gene encoding interferon-induced very large GTPase 1-like, translated as MDAEEPSGIQPAKRRKTFHEENSSRYLNMLTEVEAELSTEDLEKLVDIAKDEDKNFRFKDTGVQPKVLANIGNNGLFTENDLSWLEAALMKVRNRDAANIVCNFAYGKDDSEHDFPSEPESSNDEEEDDLPKTFDDLLECVGLVGKHYNKLTLQEFLIVRDCSTNTSLMHTFWQKITSLDHRIVLSQNLLPENISMRDFIFSLLHCSDDFLRQDILEKLSACQLAVPFLLQGVREKKPEILRWACRRIVKKWQGQDDPFSLEKSIITHPTFTVAILRIGDVYISKSQILNRMLSLCQGYDLHHFFLNSESDKVKPKYSLGTVESIWFLPRKGTEKETIKNVTTFLNLRGDCRAFPIQTEFCCKTADLTIIFVSEVNKVDSEEYVRNIKSASTKSLFIEVTGKETNIPDMRPLLNSQSILVGETQINCLEQKLCKFVSRCYKRGKAYGTLENVTKISDSDIDFDDEKNENQNARKLINDIFQSIPFKSCLEFKKKCFPLQESWQQWVQLDRTRFDSDNIREDWSFEKHREKTNTGKKNKRETQLQNHFSQTMKIFYNGIKDTENNFARSQYIFCFLHDKIQEVVSEDTIKTMRLISTAENKDSEEVNRSDLQEAVTSCENIDACHSTNQNIDDNTNVVVLKKFRCENLGSEHFLREMGQLYEAYMDSYDKHALSKETADIPLFPSIAMSLALQMHPFELMDGDTGFVPITWITAVLDKMTEHLHDPRVLVISVVGVQSSGKSTLLNNMFGLRFPVRAGRCTRGLFARFLKIEETLAKELGFKYFIIVDTEGIKSIGHDDHRFDNELVTFALSIANVTIFNISGENIGPDVADILQIAAHALMRMKEVDLECRCKIIQQRVSDLTAADRNKGNTDKIKETLDEATKFAAEEEGLEGRYKDFSDVVDLKFDEDMQYVPSLWTGGMAPPNHMYGEKVIKIKRRLLRDIRNKIITPDLTLSTFTDRVRDVWSAVKEENFVFNFKDSVKAVDYNQFCLYYNQSIVQMRQAIMDKSNDCLCDVKSAVKKGHSVESLIIDLKDEVERQSELLRDLVEKYVLDHPRKSMISRHKRGFLEDVHIAVKDARQQAQHRITEEYEIKKLEHNLPNLGPKWLMRMITDVKEVASTRAVTKELPHAIRFDEYLIYSRRHNLHPRYKHELDELWEKWTKEIKQESGITEILISPSHIKTLCDKLLLRMTRGMAIGSDIHNLLSKEGGIEKHIELSDCSKYINDKQVNAWIKNRVTTRKEDKSTSERKSETPENEIIQKEKQEAINTMIQSIESSIDELKGQTRKHFDSNFFQLLFRKTLKNLSKKTGDIKLPNSLIAKGLMHLCGRAFTEVFQYTEVSDDNYSSYFYRENGIVRETFGSFVMQSDLEYSLSEVLYYYIRSELRKKYEHFVKNFDYSELTKRLSLPWDVLEYESQHMMDHHWGGDLLYSMCDIMAWSHGYCEYLQTDSADTEKKECGRILVTVRDGLTKLENNLDRNDPYQDWIGRLLETFDIDSSVRRTYDIYDNPRPLEVSCHLKERISQWDPWEEYDCPELNRSSLKIAAGLSNVCKKTCPMCGMFCDNILKSHTIHSSHLHRPRGMAGERYPGTNRLVLEDCSSSVLLPYTMCTITDKEFHCKNYKRFYPDWEILPSTNDPGKLFWQWVFVDMMERSSEDYDLDFPDSWLNITKEEALQSLIDDKQLKTEIRTSQNQHTKDANDKQKLVAD; from the exons ATGGATGCAGAAGAACCGAGTGGAATTCAACCTGCGAAGCGTCGAAAGACGTTTCACGAAGAGAACA GTTCTCGATATTTGAATATGCTAACTGAAGTTGAAGCTGAACTTAGCACAGAAGATCTGGAAAAATTAGTGGATATAGCAAAAGATGAGGATAAGAATTTTAGGTTCAAAGACACGGGTGTACAACCAAAAGTTTTGGCAAACATTGGAAACAACGGGTTATTTACAGAGAATGATCTGTCATGGCTAGAAGCTGCTCTGATGAAGGTCCGCAATCGCGATGCAGCTAACATTGTGTGCAATTTTGCATACGGGAAAG ATGACAGCGAACATGATTTTCCAAGTGAACCAGAATCTTCGAATGATGAAGAGGAAGACGACCTACCAAAAACCTTCGATGATTTACTAGAATGCGTCGGTTTAGTTGGTAAACATTATAACAAACTTACTCTGCAAGAGTTTCTTATTGTACGTGATTGCAGTACTAACACCAGTTTAATGCACACATTCTGGCAGAAAATCACTTCACTAGACCACAGGATTGTTTTATCTCAGAATCTTCTTCCAGAAAATATCAGTATGCGCGATTTCATTTTTAGTCTTCTCCATTGTTCTGATGACTTTCTCAGACAAGATATTTTAGAGAAACTATCAGCCTGCCAGTTGGCAGTGCCTTTCCTCCTCCAAGGGGTAAGAGAAAAGAAACCTGAAATACTTCGTTGGGCTTGCCGTAGAATCGTCAAAAAATGGCAAGGACAAGATGATCCATTCTCCCTAGAAAAATCCATTATAACGCACCCAACGTTTACTGTGGCCATTTTGCGAATTGGCGATGTGTATATCTCTAAGTCACAAATACTTAATCGCATGTTGTCTTTGTGTCAAGGATATGATTTACATCATTTTTTCTTAAATAGCGAAAGTGACAAAGTGAAGCCAAAATATTCACTAGGAACTGTTGAGAGCATTTGGTTTCTTCCTCGGAAAGGCACagagaaagaaacaatcaaGAATGTAACAACATTTCTAAATTTAAGAGGCGATTGTAGAGCTTTCCCGATCCAAACAGAGTTTTGTTGCAAAACAGCAGACTTGACCATAATATTTGTTTCAGAAGTAAACAAGGTAGATTCTGAAGAGTACGTTAGAAATATTAAAAGCGCGTCCACTAAATCTCTGTTCATCGAAGTAACTGGAAAAGAGACGAATATCCCGGATATGAGACCCCTGTTAAATAGTCAATCGATACTTGTAGGGGAAACTCAAATAAACTGCCTAGaacaaaaattatgtaaatttgtaAGTCGATGCTACAAGCGAGGTAAAGCTTACGGTACACTGGAAAATGTGACTAAAATTTCAGACAGCGATATAGATTTTGATGACGAGAAAAATGAGAACCAAAATGCAAGGAAGCTTATCAATGATATATTCCAGAGTATTCCGTTCAAAAGCTGTCTAGAATTCAAGAAGAAATGTTTCCCGCTACAAGAATCATGGCAGCAGTGGGTCCAATTAGATAGAACTCGATTTGATTCAGATAATATTAGGGAAGATTGGTCTTTTGAAAAACACAGAGAAAAGACCAatacaggaaagaaaaacaaaagagaaacacAACTTCAAAATCACTTTTCACAGACgatgaaaatattttacaatggtATAAAGGACACAGAAAACAACTTCGCTCGTTCTcagtacatattttgttttcttcatgacAAGATACAAGAAGTAGTAAGTGAAGATACAATCAAAACTATGAGATTAATCTCTACTGCAGAAAACAAAGACTCTGAAGAAGTAAATAGGTCAGACCTACAAGAAGCAGTTACAAGTTGTGAGAATATAGATGCGTGTCATTCGACAAACCAGAACATTGACGATAACACTAACGTTGTTGTATTGAAGAAGTTCAGATGTGAAAATTTAGGAAGTGAACATTTTCTAAGAGAGATGGGTCAACTGTACGAGGCATACATGGATAGTTATGACAAACATGCCCTATCAAAGGAAACGGCTGATATACCTTTGTTTCCGTCGATAGCTATGAGTTTAGCTTTACAGATGCATCCATTTGAATTGATGGATGGTGACACTGGGTTTGTACCAATAACGTGGATTACCGCGGTTCTTGACAAAATGACAGAACATTTACACGATCCAAGGGTTCTTGTAATTAGTGTGGTTGGTGTTCAGAGTAGTGGTAAATCCACCCTCCTTAACAATATGTTTGGTTTACGGTTTCCTGTTCGCGCAGGACGTTGTACACGTGGTCTCTTTGCTCGATTTCTGAAAATTGAAGAAACCCTCGCAAAAGAGTTGGGTTTCAAGTATTTCATTATCGTTGACACTGAAGGAATAAAGTCTATTGGCCACGATGACCATAGGTTTGATAATGAACTGGTCACGTTCGCACTGAGTATTGCTAACGTAACGATTTTTAACATAAGTGGTGAAAACATCGGTCCGGATGTGGCCGATATATTACAAATAGCCGCGCATGCGCTGATGCGGATGAAAGAGGTTGATTTAGAATGCAGATGTAAAATAATTCAACAACGAGTATCTGATCTAACAGCAGCAGACAGAAATAAAGGCAATACGGACAAGATTAAAGAAACACTTGATGAGGCGACAAAGTTTGCTGCAGAAGAAGAAGGCTTGGAGGGTCGTTACAAGGATTTTTCAGACGTTGTAGATTTAAAATTTGACGAAGATATGCAGTACGTGCCCAGCCTATGGACCGGAGGAATGGCGCCCCCAAATCATATGTATGGAGAGaaagttatcaaaataaaacgaaGACTTTTACGAGAtatcagaaataaaataatcactCCAGATTTAACCTTATCTACATTCACAGATCGCGTGAGAGATGTATGGAGCGCCGTTAAGGAGGAAAACTTTGTCTTTAATTTTAAGGACAGTGTCAAAGCTGTAGATTACAATCAGTTTTGCCTCTATTATAATCAATCGATAGTGCAAATGAGACAAGCAATAATGGATAAATCTAATGACTGCCTTTGCGATGTCAAATCTGCAGTAAAAAAAGGTCACAGTGTTGAGTCATTGATAATAGATTTAAAAGATGAAGTTGAAAGGCAAAGCGAACTACTGAGAGATTTAGTAGAAAAGTACGTTTTAGACCATCCTCGCAAGAGCATGATTTCTAGACATAAACGAGGATTCCTGGAGGATGTTCATATTGCAGTGAAAGATGCAAGACAACAAGCACAACATAGGATAACGGAAGAATACGAGATTAAGAAACTTGAACATAATTTGCCAAATCTGGGACCAAAATGGTTGATGAGGATGATTACTGACGTCAAAGAAGTAGCAAGTACAAGGGCAGTTACTAAAGAATTGCCGCATGCAATTAGATTCGATGAATACCTAATTTATTCACGGCGTCACAATTTACATCCCAGATATAAACATGAACTGGATGAATTGTGGGAAAAATGGACGAAAGAAATCAAACAAGAGAGTGGTATCACAGAAATCCTAATATCGCCGTCTCATATTAAAACGTTATGTGATAAGTTGTTGTTAAGAATGACACGAGGTATGGCTATAGGGAGCGACATTCATAATTTATTATCAAAGGAAGGAGGAATAGAGAAACACATCGAGTTATCAGATTGTTCAAAGTACATCAACGATAAGCAGGTCAACGCTTGGATTAAAAATAGAGTTACTACTCGCAAAGAAGATAAAAGCACTAGTGAAAGGAAAAGCGAAACGCCggaaaatgaaataattcaaaaagaaaaacaggaagCTATCAATACCATGATACAATCTATTGAATCATCGATAGATGAGCTCAAGGGTCAAACTAGAAAGCATTTTGAtagcaatttttttcaattgctaTTTCGAAAAACACTAAAAAATCTTTCGAAAAAGACAGGTGACATAAAACTACCAAATAGTTTAATTGCAAAAGGACTTATGCACTTATGTGGTAGGGCATTTACTGAGGTTTTTCAGTATACAGAGGTTAGTGATGATAATTACAGTAGTTATTTCTACCGGGAAAATGGTATAGTGAGAGAAACGTTTGGTAGTTTTGTAATGCAAAGTGACTTGGAATACAGCTTATCAGAGGTCCTTTATTACTACATTAGAAGTGAATTAAggaaaaaatatgaacattttgtaaagaattttgattACAGTGAACTGACTAAACGATTGAGTTTACCTTGGGACGTTTTAGAATACGAGAGCCAACACATGATGGATCATCATTGGGGAGGTGATTTATTGTATAGTATGTGTGACATTATGGCATGGTCTCATGGCTACTGCGAGTACTTACAAACAGACAGTGCTGAtacagaaaagaaagaatgtgGTAGAATACTTGTAACGGTCCGCGACGGTCTGACCAAATTGGAGAATAATTTAGATCGCAATGACCCATATCAAGACTGGATCGGTCGTCTGTTAGAGACATTTGATATAGACTCGTCAGTGCGACGTACATACGACATCTATGATAATCCTCGTCCTCTGGAAGTCTCTTGTCATTTAAAAGAGCGAATAAGTCAATGGGATCCATGGGAGGAATACGACTGTCCTGAATTAAACCGCTCATCCTTGAAAATAGCAGCAGGACTATCGAATGTTTGTAAGAAAACCTGTCCAATGTGTGGTATGTTCTGTGATAATATTCTGAAAAGTCACACAATACATTCTTCTCATTTACATCGTCCTAGAGGCATGGCAGGAGAAAGATACCCTGGTACTAATAGGCTGGTATTAGAGGATTGCTCTTCATCCGTCCTTCTTCCTTATACAATGTGTACGATAACTGATAAAGAATTCCATTGTAAAAATTACAAACGGTTTTACCCAGACTGGGAAATTCTTCCTTCTACAAATGATCCTGGTAAACTATTCTGGCAATGGGTGTTTGTAGATATGATGGAGCGTTCCTCTGAGGACTATGATTTAGATTTCCCTGACAGCTGgttaaatattacaaaagaaGAAGCTTTACAAAGCTTAATCGATGATAAACAATTAAAGACGGAGATTAGAACCAGTCAAAACCAACACACTAAGGACGCTAATGACAAACAGAAGCTTGTTGCAGATTAA